A stretch of DNA from Candidatus Edwardsbacteria bacterium:
GGAGTCCCGTATAGACCGGGTAGTTTATCCCGCCGCTGGAATATTTGGCCATGGCCCCCCAGCGCAATTTAAAGCTGTCGCGCCTGACCGCCGCTGGGTCTGCAACCTTGAGGGTGTAAAAATAATCCAGCGCCCCGCCATGGCGGCTGTCGGAGCCGCCGTCCACCCGGACGGCGATATTGGGCGGCAGGTAGCCGATGGGGTTTTTCCAGGGGACGGCCGCCCGGGCGTTGTCCCGGGGATCGCCTTTTGAGCTGGCCCGGCATTTGCGGGTGAAGCAGGCATAGGGCTGGTAGTCATAGGCCGAGACGCCGTAATAATATGTCCTACCGTTGACCAAACCTTCGTCCAGCAGGCTGTAGATCAAACCCCGGTCGGCCCCGATGGTGTCGTAGACCGGCAGGTAAAAGGTGGTGTCAACAGTGAAGTATGAGGCCTGGCGGGTGTCCAGCACGATCTGGATGCCGTCGTTCTTGTCGTAAAAATATCCCCCGGCCCCGATACTGCTTCTATAAAAAGTTCCCACCGGGCATCTTTGTTCCGGATCACTTAGGTCTGCAATATTGTTCGCCCTATAGATCAGGTATCCCTGGAAGTCGTAGGGCTGATAAAGGTCCTTTTGGCTATAAAAGGCAAAGCTGGTATCGGTGCCTCCGACGGGATTGGGGTCTTCCCGGGCGATCCGGGCATAGGTGGCCGCCCCGGTCTTGATCTCGAAGGAATCAACCAGCAGCTTGGCCGAGTCCGGCAGGTACTGCCAGGTGCCCCTGAAATAACAGTGCCAGGCCACTATATCGGGCATTTGTTCCCAATAGGGATCGGGCGTGGTCTCGGCGGTCTTGTCCCAGCTTAGGTAGGCTTTCCCGTTGCCGGGGGTGACGGACAGGCCGGGGGCGGCCGGGGGCAGGGCCAGGACAAAATCGTTGTCGTAGATGACCTGGGCCACGTCCGAGGCGATCTTGAGGGCGGCGGTGTCCAGGGCACCGATGATGCCGATGCAGGTGGTGACCACCGAGTCGGGCTTGAGGGTAAAGGGGCCGCTGGACATTAGAAATCGTTTGTCCCCCGGCGGATCGGCGCCCCACTCATCGTAGGCGTCCGGGATCCGATCCCAGTAGTTGATGCCGGACATCTCAAGATATCTTTCTACGTCGTTTTTTGGGTCTTGGTCTATGGTAAATATTTTAAAAGCGGTCAGTCCCAGTTGGGCGCCGGGCGGAATTGAGTGTGGAAACTGATTGTCCAAGATATTCACCGTATTTCCGGTGTTGTTGATGGGGCTCTCGAAATACCGGAACCCCACCACCCCTGTCTTATCCCAGCCCGGTTCATTAGTGGTTTGATATTGCATGGCCAGATTGCGGGTGTAGTCAAATGCGGTCCGGTCGTTGGCGTTGGGATTGGCCTCGTCACCAATGTCGCAGTCGGCGGCCGGGCCCAGATAGACCTTATTCAGGGTTTTGTCAGAGATGTTCTTTACTTTAAAATAAAAGAATACGATATCTTTATTATCGGCATAGTTCCAGGCATAGGAGAATTGCTCG
This window harbors:
- a CDS encoding T9SS type A sorting domain-containing protein produces the protein MKTLRWFLFFTAATIAASGLLYALPSGKAPPPPKDLSTRILNANAWKIYTTNRGPFVDPQTGSGGFWRNPNHGYIYGAGLWIGAILSTGDTAISQGYDCASGGSEFYPYPYYPFWFEPDPRVRVYLSTDPADLTEWPVLENGQKVIRSDQDSWCQYCDENPECNFGGSGMLYVMVEQFSYAWNYADNKDIVFFYFKVKNISDKTLNKVYLGPAADCDIGDEANPNANDRTAFDYTRNLAMQYQTTNEPGWDKTGVVGFRYFESPINNTGNTVNILDNQFPHSIPPGAQLGLTAFKIFTIDQDPKNDVERYLEMSGINYWDRIPDAYDEWGADPPGDKRFLMSSGPFTLKPDSVVTTCIGIIGALDTAALKIASDVAQVIYDNDFVLALPPAAPGLSVTPGNGKAYLSWDKTAETTPDPYWEQMPDIVAWHCYFRGTWQYLPDSAKLLVDSFEIKTGAATYARIAREDPNPVGGTDTSFAFYSQKDLYQPYDFQGYLIYRANNIADLSDPEQRCPVGTFYRSSIGAGGYFYDKNDGIQIVLDTRQASYFTVDTTFYLPVYDTIGADRGLIYSLLDEGLVNGRTYYYGVSAYDYQPYACFTRKCRASSKGDPRDNARAAVPWKNPIGYLPPNIAVRVDGGSDSRHGGALDYFYTLKVADPAAVRRDSFKLRWGAMAKYSSGGINYPVYTGLLHNSAGALLDTVKLTPRHNYLSSVLPYYEVEYYGAPHDQLPFGGLTFQPYLYYLNSQAVCDTVSVTGVYPADSIFAQAYGALNSNFTASINAWQWRGSDFEIRWRDSSGTVGTNPSGSTITATVWDMTNNIEVPLETGVTKANMTQSSWCFNPTATTCAGYVDSISTSRFGMYIAGVIIYFNRRNGGSLRNISTLWNLRPHTGDVWTVRCSGPTTPAQGAVATFIMTPAVPDDGQPYLLQNYPNPFSRSGTNIFYQVSGSGGDVNLRIYNITGQLVKTLVSENKAPGYYRAVWNGRTENGQKVSAGIYIYRLETAGKAITRRMVLIK